CCCGCTTCGTTGCCATGCTGCATGAAAGCCATGCCAAACGTACCGAAGCACCACTGACACGGGTTGGCATTGTCTATCCAACCGAGCTGACCGAAGACCTGTGCATGATCACGGCCTTTTCCCAATGGCTCGAAGCAGAGAACATCCAGGTTATCACCGGATCGCCCTACAATCTGCGCCGGACACCAACCGGTGTGGCCCTGCTTGGGGAGCCGGTGGATTTGGTTCTGCGCCATTACAAAACCGACTGGTGGGGTGAACGGCTTCCGGTTTGGGCGGATGCGGAAGGCTACCCGGATGACGAACCGCTGACCGAACCACTGCTGGCGCTGCTGGATGCCGACCTGCAAGGCCAGGTCACGGTGGTCAATCCGTTTGGCGCGGTCATCACCCAGAACAAATTTTCGCTGGCCTTTTTCTGGGAGGAAATGACGCGCTTCCCGGCCGAAGCCCGGGACATCATCCGGCGTTTCATTCCTGAAACCTACCGCCTGGTACACATGGACACTGAACGCCTGCTTGACGAACGTGAGCAGTGGGTGCTCAAAAGCAACTACGGCTGTGAGGGCGCCGAAACGGTGTGTGGGGCCTTTGTCACACCGGAGATATGGGAAAAGACTGTCGAGCTGGCGCTGCCGGAGCACTTCGTGGTGCAACGTTTCTTTGAAGTCCAGGCAGATGCAGAAGGCTGGCTCCCCAACTATGGGGTGTTTGTGCTGGGGGGGAGTGCCGCCGGGTTCTTCACGCGGCTTTCCAGGGCGAGCACCGAATACAATGCCATCACCGCACCAACCTTCATCGGCCCCGGTTGCCTGTAAAACTTCCCGCGATCAAGTGTCACGGCGCAGCCGCCTGAAGCTGGATTGTCGCCGATTGCCGCAGGATCGACACGCCATCCACCGGGGGCAGATCGAGAACACCCAGCGCATCGGTGACATAGGCTTCCTGACGCATCCCCACAAGGACACAACTCAGGTTGGGCAGGCTGCGCAGGGTATTGATGGCCATCTGGCTGAGTGTTTGGCCGTCATCCGCATAGCCAAACGCGCGGAGCCGCTGCCGTATCTCATCCGACTGCGGCTGGGCCTGGGCGGCAGCAAAGTGTGCAACGCAAGCCAGCGCGTCATTGGCGAGTTCGATGAAACGCTCGCGCCAGCTTTGGAAAGCGGCTTTCTGACGGGAAGGCGGCGCAAGCTGTCCCAGCCACTGCTGCACCGGAGCAATGACCAACCGGTAGGCATTCTGCTCCCAGACAAGCGGCGAATCGAGGCGGGGCGCAAGCTGAAGCAGCCAGTCGGCCAACCCCTTCCCGGACATCAGGGGCAGTCCGAAATCAGCTACCAGAAGCGCCTCGTGATCCCGAAGTGGCGACAACCGTTGGGAGAGGTCATCCAACACCATCTGACTGCCGGGTGGGATGAAGTCCGCCAGCCGTACCAGACGTTGCCGGGCAAAGGCATTGAGCGGGCGATTGGCGAGCGTGCCCAGCCCGTGGGTGGCGCAAAATTCCAGGGGCGTGAGGTCATCGTTGTTGATTTCCGTGACGGCCCCGGTTTCAAGAAGATTGAGGGGAAACTGAACGACCCTGAAGTGATGGTTGGGCGTCACGGACTCGGCCTGGGCCAGACAGCGCGCGAGGCTGACATGTGTCGGGTCATCAGCCGACAGAGGAAAGTGATTCGACGAAATGCCGTAGAAGCGGATGACGCCGGCCGCAACTTGGGTTTCGAGAAAAGCAAAGGCTTCCCGAATCCGGCGGTAGAATTCCTCGTGATCGGCTGTCGTAATGCTGCGCTTGGCACAGGCCATCAGGAAGTATTCGGGATTGTGCAGCAGGAGGACATCGAGCGTGGCCACACCCATGCGTTCACGGCTGCGCTCGATTTGGGTGGCCAGGAATTCCGGGTGGATGCAGTGCCACAGCCCCGGGCCGTACCTGACGACTTCGGGAAAGTTGCGGCTCTGGGCCAAACGCATGTTGTCTCCCTGGATGTAACCGGCCTTGGTCACGAGAATCACTGCCGAACGGTCGGTCTCACGCAGGACACGTCCAATTGTGCGTTCGGCTCCACCGTCCGTGTAGTTGGCACTGGTGTCAATCAGATTCCCCCCGCGCTCCAGATAGGCCCGGAGTGCGGCTTCATGGGAGGGTTCGTCTTCCTCCACGCGATAGCAGCCAAAACCCAACGGGTGGCACCACAGTCCTGTCGTTCCGAGTGGCTTGAAGCCAGGTGGAGGCGGCGAACCTGCCGGCAGTGCGTGACCTTCGATTCGGGGGGACATAGCCAAGGCAAACCTCCGGGCAATAAAAAAGCCTTTGCAGAAGCAAAGGCAATGAATGGCACAAACCTTCCTGCCTTACCTGCGGGGCGTTTCAGATGAACTCCTTTTCGAGAAGCAGGTGGGCTTTGCGCAGCTCGAAGCGCGCGCGGCCAAGATTTCCGCCGGGACTGAGGGCGATGATGAGGAAGTATTCACGCCCAATAAGGCGCACCACCAGCAGAAACCTGTCCGACATCAGGGTGAGTTCGTTGAGCGCCCCAACCCCAGTGTCGGACGACATGCGCATCGTGTTGCGGAGGAGCGTGGCATGCGAGGTGGCAATCAACGCGACCCGCTCCCCCAAATCTGTTTTCGATGGAACTTGCGCCTGTTCGATGGCCAGCCCGTCAAGTCCCATGATGGCGATGCCGATGCTCCCCTCGACCCGCGCCAGAATCCCCTGGAGCAGCTCCGAAAAGGTCACGGTTGGCCTCCACTGGTTGCCGGCTGCGGTGAAGCCGGTGGCTCACCGCCTGAGAGGATGTTCTCCCCACGTCCAATCCGGGGCGTGATGAAGAACAGCAACTCGCCGGTCGTGCGCGACACGGCACGCCGCTTGAAGAGTTCACCCAGCAGCGGCAGGCTCGAAATGCCCGGTGTCCGAAACACGTCTGTGGTTTCAAGGTCATTGAGCACCCCACCGATGATGGTTGTACCACCATCAGGTACGATGACCTGGGTGGTGGCAGCGCGACGGCTGATGCTCGTAAAGCCGTTGATGGCCTGCCCCGGCGCGTCATTGGTCACAGAAACCCGCAGCAAAACATTGCCTTCGGTCGTGATCTGCGGGGTGATCGTCAGACCGATGTTGGCATTGACGAAGGTCACCGTCTGCGCCACCCCCACCCCGGCTGTGGCGATGAAGGGAATCTGGGTTCCGGAAACAATGCTGGCTTCGGCGTTGTTGAGTACCGTGACGCGCGGAGCCGCAATGGATTTGGCAATCCCCTTCTGCTCGTTGAGCGACAGTGTTGCGGATAGCAGAGCTGTACCGATAGGACCTGTGGTCAAGGCTAACACAGAAGAGCCGCCGCCGGAAATTCCCCCGCTGGCTCGGGGCCCAATAAGTAACCCATTTGCCAGTGAGTTGCCAGTGCCCAAAGGCCCATCAGTGCCAGCGAGGAATGTGCCTCCTGAAGTCGAAAATACGGCTGTCCGCCCCTGACGGGTCGTTGCCGCAGCAAAGAGCTGAACTCCGAGTTCGCGGGCAAAGTTACGCGAAGCAAAAACGATACGGGCTTCGATTTCCACCTGCGGCTCTGGCACGTCGAGACGCGCAATCACGTCGCGTACCTGTTCAAGGTAGGAAGGAATGTCGGTGATGATGACCGTGTTCGTCCGGGGATTGATGGAAATCCGCCCGGCCGGCGAAAGCGCCTGCTGAACAATGGTGACGAAGCCGATACCACCGAGCAGACCGCCCATAGGCTGCCCGCTCGGACTCTGAAGCGGGACACCACCAGCCGCCTGCTGCTGGGCGGCATTCTGGTCAACGCGCTCATATTTCAGCTTGAAGTACTCCGTCACCGTCGGCGCACTGTAAATTTCCTGAAGGCGCTGGTTGCGCCGGTTCTGCTCTTCTTGCGTGATGGCCGCTACCGTAGCCACCCGAACGATCAGTCCTTCGCGCCGGTAGGTCAGTTGGTTGGCGCGGAAGATGGATTCGAGGACCTGCGTCCAGGGCACCTGGTTGACCTTGAGCGTGACCGGCACTCTGCCAACAGATTTATCAAGGACGAAGTTCACGTCGTAGTTATCCGAGATAAACCGGAGAATGTCTGAAAGATCGACATTCGTAATGTCCAGACTCACCGGATCGCCTTGGTAGGAAGGATCGCCAAACTGGGCACCGCGGCCGCCCTGTGGGGCGCGCTTGCCGGATGGCGCAGGGGCGTTGGCAGGCGCACCGGACGGAGCAGCCGGGGCGGTTTTGCCTTTGGCTGTCGGTGCGGATGCAGCTACTGGAGGTGCGCTCCGGGCCGGCGGTACGGTCAACGCGGCTGGCTCCGGTTTTACACTGGTTTGGTGGGTCGGCATCACGGGTGGTTCGGCCGCGGCTGGTGTTTCAGTGGCAACCGAAGCGGTGGATACCGCCGGGGTGGCATCCGGGGCAGAAGCGGGCGCGGCGGCAGCCGTCGTGACTGGAGTCGTGACCGGATTGGCAGCGGGCTGGGTCGTTGTTGCCGGACGGTCGCCAAACTGCACGACCAGACCGGTTTCGGATTCAGAAACCGCGTAGGCCACCGCCTGCTTCAGGTCGAAAA
This window of the Chloracidobacterium sp. N genome carries:
- a CDS encoding glutathionylspermidine synthase family protein, which gives rise to MDDYADFARAVYATGVLSDPWLWGEPRFRLQGVVISPELAARLAEAAEAVTYLHQALVEILLDAPDGVTSFYRLTPFQNLMWHASGGLWHGMARADLFLCTDGHIRCCELNSDTPSGQPEAVWLNRLRQAAHPGLDDPNAHFPTRFVAMLHESHAKRTEAPLTRVGIVYPTELTEDLCMITAFSQWLEAENIQVITGSPYNLRRTPTGVALLGEPVDLVLRHYKTDWWGERLPVWADAEGYPDDEPLTEPLLALLDADLQGQVTVVNPFGAVITQNKFSLAFFWEEMTRFPAEARDIIRRFIPETYRLVHMDTERLLDEREQWVLKSNYGCEGAETVCGAFVTPEIWEKTVELALPEHFVVQRFFEVQADAEGWLPNYGVFVLGGSAAGFFTRLSRASTEYNAITAPTFIGPGCL
- a CDS encoding aldo/keto reductase, producing MSPRIEGHALPAGSPPPPGFKPLGTTGLWCHPLGFGCYRVEEDEPSHEAALRAYLERGGNLIDTSANYTDGGAERTIGRVLRETDRSAVILVTKAGYIQGDNMRLAQSRNFPEVVRYGPGLWHCIHPEFLATQIERSRERMGVATLDVLLLHNPEYFLMACAKRSITTADHEEFYRRIREAFAFLETQVAAGVIRFYGISSNHFPLSADDPTHVSLARCLAQAESVTPNHHFRVVQFPLNLLETGAVTEINNDDLTPLEFCATHGLGTLANRPLNAFARQRLVRLADFIPPGSQMVLDDLSQRLSPLRDHEALLVADFGLPLMSGKGLADWLLQLAPRLDSPLVWEQNAYRLVIAPVQQWLGQLAPPSRQKAAFQSWRERFIELANDALACVAHFAAAQAQPQSDEIRQRLRAFGYADDGQTLSQMAINTLRSLPNLSCVLVGMRQEAYVTDALGVLDLPPVDGVSILRQSATIQLQAAAP
- the pilQ gene encoding type IV pilus secretin family protein → MKSLPKRSYAGAALFLLCGFGWCGAVPLRAAEVASETVVVSTLDVRSDASRVTCVQLQSTARLDYNVSKPEPRLVSIDLYGADTSALQPEYRAEQGLVASVAVKAGLVGEATARLDITLREDCHVRSYLRNDAKTLVIEFEPLSPAAAGGATAAGTPSVTPATGHSDAGAAASAPTQPVVFSKAGAARTAKATGARSLMLQSVTLSQVEQTTMAELGLTAKAKYNHFLLQNPPRLVVDLFDTVAAVEKRVLTGQDKVVTRVRVGEPDGRTTRVVFDLKQAVAYAVSESETGLVVQFGDRPATTTQPAANPVTTPVTTAAAAPASAPDATPAVSTASVATETPAAAEPPVMPTHQTSVKPEPAALTVPPARSAPPVAASAPTAKGKTAPAAPSGAPANAPAPSGKRAPQGGRGAQFGDPSYQGDPVSLDITNVDLSDILRFISDNYDVNFVLDKSVGRVPVTLKVNQVPWTQVLESIFRANQLTYRREGLIVRVATVAAITQEEQNRRNQRLQEIYSAPTVTEYFKLKYERVDQNAAQQQAAGGVPLQSPSGQPMGGLLGGIGFVTIVQQALSPAGRISINPRTNTVIITDIPSYLEQVRDVIARLDVPEPQVEIEARIVFASRNFARELGVQLFAAATTRQGRTAVFSTSGGTFLAGTDGPLGTGNSLANGLLIGPRASGGISGGGSSVLALTTGPIGTALLSATLSLNEQKGIAKSIAAPRVTVLNNAEASIVSGTQIPFIATAGVGVAQTVTFVNANIGLTITPQITTEGNVLLRVSVTNDAPGQAINGFTSISRRAATTQVIVPDGGTTIIGGVLNDLETTDVFRTPGISSLPLLGELFKRRAVSRTTGELLFFITPRIGRGENILSGGEPPASPQPATSGGQP